One window from the genome of Myxococcales bacterium encodes:
- a CDS encoding PQQ-binding-like beta-propeller repeat protein gives MTPKIQCAYCNAPLAADLGVVICTYCHKPNNPSGLPGKTAIRQIARDVVYEDSNNDGIPDVLDGHLVTPHQPAWTPGKPYRPYAAYHVVFLVLGVVIACGLAAFSFYGAKRQQADALTRTAVTSVSRGDSKPSYGADPKIIQVHQGSVYFATNSHIVRAARSSLRLEWAQPFAESDHYPAGLVVTGDRVIVMLSDVIMFYDKASGAVVKRYEGAVTNNEADLDEHCVAGGLIAFGRPYGANRWLQFDTRTGAKVDGAAACRPRDLSDTYCPEGQACKRTSFKRSDMKCNLTIKAGTLNVLGCQMLDGTLRGAVVAISEKNVPVWQTPSDGKAGDAEFMAVVGERVVVVRDKTVTSYETATGAIAWSVAIDGSSRRAFAVDFTCFYAVTASHIAAFSLKTGKQTALF, from the coding sequence ATGACGCCGAAGATTCAGTGTGCCTACTGCAATGCTCCACTCGCCGCCGACTTGGGCGTGGTCATTTGCACCTATTGCCACAAGCCAAATAATCCAAGCGGGCTGCCGGGCAAGACGGCGATCCGGCAAATCGCTCGCGATGTGGTGTACGAAGATAGCAACAACGACGGCATTCCCGATGTATTGGACGGCCACCTCGTCACCCCTCATCAGCCAGCGTGGACGCCTGGCAAGCCATATCGCCCTTACGCGGCGTATCATGTTGTCTTCTTAGTTTTAGGTGTGGTGATTGCATGTGGGTTGGCCGCGTTTTCGTTCTACGGGGCAAAGAGGCAACAGGCCGATGCGTTGACGAGAACTGCGGTCACGTCAGTTAGCAGAGGCGACAGCAAGCCCTCGTACGGCGCCGACCCAAAAATTATTCAAGTTCATCAAGGTAGCGTCTACTTCGCGACCAATTCTCACATTGTGCGCGCGGCGCGAAGTTCGCTTCGGTTGGAATGGGCGCAGCCTTTTGCTGAGAGCGACCATTACCCTGCAGGGCTAGTGGTTACCGGGGATCGCGTCATTGTCATGCTCAGCGATGTGATCATGTTTTATGACAAAGCCTCGGGTGCGGTGGTCAAGCGCTACGAAGGCGCAGTGACCAACAATGAAGCCGACTTGGATGAGCACTGTGTCGCGGGCGGACTTATCGCATTCGGGCGGCCTTACGGTGCAAATCGCTGGCTGCAATTCGATACCCGCACCGGCGCCAAGGTGGACGGAGCTGCCGCGTGTAGGCCGCGAGATTTGTCAGATACATACTGCCCAGAAGGGCAAGCTTGCAAACGGACTTCATTTAAGCGGTCCGACATGAAGTGCAACCTCACCATCAAGGCGGGCACTCTAAACGTATTGGGGTGCCAAATGCTGGATGGCACCTTACGCGGTGCAGTTGTAGCAATCTCAGAAAAGAATGTACCGGTCTGGCAAACGCCGAGCGATGGTAAAGCGGGTGACGCGGAGTTTATGGCCGTCGTGGGGGAGCGCGTAGTAGTCGTTCGAGATAAAACTGTAACGTCCTATGAAACCGCCACGGGCGCCATCGCGTGGTCGGTTGCGATCGACGGCAGCTCCCGGCGGGCATTCGCGGTCGACTTCACTTGTTTTTATGCGGTCACGGCTAGCCACATCGCGGCATTTTCATTGAAAACTGGTAAACAAACGGCTTTATTTTAA
- a CDS encoding serine/threonine protein kinase, whose product MSGLADRTLPGALAEAFAIGEVIGRGATSLVYAATSQRGQVGALKVIFRQAPGPVASGQGQRMADCSRLVEIYQRGAVAGAAHVEFVFMERLQGDSLRERLQDGPLPWRAALQTARDLAEGLEVLHRAGLLHGDVKPDNAIVTARGTVLVDLDHLGRIDDEQAATGAGTPAYMAPEQATSSRLSAAVDVYALGCVLFEMLTGAPPFRGNGLALAVEHASTPLPLRRLGRGVPIEIASLLESLCAKQARKRPSAHEAVARLERLLRPSARRARAAWATVLLGALIAAGLGASELLVPTTIAAPQSAPVNAWVYMLAAHASPPRQVMVGGDDLQLTLSAVGGVITLDISDEDGLPVPLREIVVAVASADETPIIFSAQVVRPGRWQVRVPAAMASVNVAVYLPDRDASLRALL is encoded by the coding sequence GTGAGTGGCCTTGCCGATCGAACGCTACCGGGCGCCTTAGCCGAGGCTTTCGCCATAGGCGAGGTTATCGGACGCGGCGCGACCAGCCTGGTCTACGCCGCTACCTCGCAACGGGGTCAAGTTGGCGCGCTCAAGGTGATATTTCGTCAGGCGCCAGGCCCCGTTGCGTCTGGCCAGGGTCAGCGAATGGCCGATTGCTCGCGGCTGGTCGAGATCTATCAACGCGGCGCAGTTGCCGGCGCGGCCCACGTTGAATTTGTTTTTATGGAGCGGCTGCAAGGCGACTCCCTGCGCGAGCGGTTGCAGGACGGGCCGCTGCCCTGGCGCGCGGCGCTTCAAACCGCGCGTGACCTAGCGGAGGGGCTCGAGGTGCTCCACCGGGCTGGCTTATTGCACGGCGATGTGAAGCCAGACAATGCGATCGTAACCGCGCGCGGCACGGTTTTGGTCGACCTTGACCACCTCGGCCGCATTGATGACGAACAAGCTGCCACGGGCGCAGGCACGCCCGCGTACATGGCGCCCGAACAAGCGACGAGCTCGCGCCTTTCCGCGGCCGTTGACGTCTACGCCTTGGGGTGTGTTCTCTTCGAAATGCTAACGGGTGCGCCGCCATTTCGAGGGAATGGTTTGGCGCTTGCCGTTGAACATGCATCCACGCCGCTGCCGCTGCGTCGCCTCGGGCGCGGCGTGCCAATTGAGATCGCTTCGCTGCTCGAGTCCCTGTGTGCCAAACAGGCCCGTAAGAGACCATCGGCGCACGAGGCTGTGGCGCGGCTCGAGAGGCTGCTAAGGCCTTCGGCACGTCGTGCACGCGCTGCCTGGGCAACCGTGCTCCTCGGCGCGCTGATCGCAGCGGGGCTCGGCGCGTCGGAGCTGCTGGTGCCAACCACGATCGCCGCGCCCCAGTCGGCGCCGGTTAACGCGTGGGTGTATATGCTTGCCGCCCACGCTTCGCCGCCGCGCCAGGTTATGGTTGGCGGAGATGACCTCCAATTGACGTTGTCGGCGGTGGGCGGCGTCATCACGCTGGACATTTCTGATGAAGATGGCCTCCCCGTGCCGCTGCGTGAAATTGTTGTGGCTGTTGCAAGTGCGGATGAAACCCCGATCATATTTTCGGCGCAGGTGGTGCGTCCGGGGCGCTGGCAGGTTCGCGTCCCCGCCGCGATGGCCAGCGTAAATGTCGCGGTCTATCTACCCGATCGCGATGCCTCGCTGCGGGCCTTGCTGTAG
- a CDS encoding TetR/AcrR family transcriptional regulator — protein sequence MTAQERKQQEKQLRRRRIQQAARAVFDERGFAKTSIEMIAKSSSLSVGAIYLYFQSKEDLYASLLEESLGQMDETLQTLGAANADLRTVLASLSAWMTQDQESARVFRLLATPGIQSQLSAEVKDAVRDGLGKLRAHLSAAIARGIHTGAYRAISADGAAEQVWATLLGWLEYGDFRRNLGETEIDVATLSIAAAEASLSASSSAMRAAA from the coding sequence ATGACAGCCCAGGAACGCAAACAGCAAGAGAAGCAACTCCGACGGCGACGCATCCAGCAGGCGGCGCGTGCCGTCTTCGACGAACGCGGCTTCGCCAAAACGTCGATCGAGATGATTGCAAAATCGTCCTCGCTCTCGGTCGGCGCGATCTATTTGTATTTTCAAAGCAAGGAAGATCTCTACGCGTCGCTGCTCGAAGAGTCGTTGGGCCAAATGGACGAAACGCTGCAAACGCTGGGCGCCGCCAATGCGGACCTGCGCACCGTGCTCGCGTCGCTCAGCGCGTGGATGACGCAAGACCAAGAGAGCGCGCGCGTGTTTCGCTTGCTTGCGACCCCAGGCATCCAAAGCCAGCTTTCCGCCGAAGTAAAAGATGCCGTCCGCGACGGCCTCGGCAAGCTGCGTGCTCACCTCTCGGCGGCGATCGCACGCGGCATCCACACCGGCGCGTATCGCGCGATTTCGGCCGACGGTGCCGCGGAGCAAGTCTGGGCCACCTTGCTCGGATGGCTTGAGTACGGCGATTTCCGACGCAATCTTGGGGAAACCGAGATTGACGTGGCGACGCTTTCGATTGCGGCCGCTGAGGCCTCGCTCTCGGCGTCATCGTCGGCCATGCGCGCCGCGGCCTAA
- a CDS encoding alpha/beta hydrolase: MAISSTFSFPSPDGTGLVGDWYLAGSSRGVALIVHGYAEHAGRYAEVAGQLCDEQLDVLAFDVRGHGRSAGRRGHCHEFKEFIGDYDAAYEQALRRAEGKPVIVVGHSHGSLIVLRALCRGDKPLPQAAIVSSPFLGLKLQISPFTRVAGEIASRVWPSLAFPNKLVVEDLTTDPAKQDERRRDQFCNTVATARWFTEATRAQAETLAMAEQITTPTCWLVAGDDPIADAAAARRVQRSLKAQSEFHELAGFRHEVFNEAQRSVPFALMRKFIKHQLT, encoded by the coding sequence GTGGCGATTTCAAGCACCTTCTCGTTCCCATCCCCAGACGGCACGGGCCTCGTCGGCGACTGGTACTTAGCGGGCAGCAGCCGGGGCGTGGCGCTCATTGTCCACGGCTATGCCGAACACGCTGGCCGCTACGCCGAGGTAGCGGGCCAACTATGCGATGAACAACTCGACGTCCTGGCCTTTGATGTCCGCGGTCACGGGCGCTCAGCCGGACGACGCGGGCACTGTCATGAATTTAAAGAGTTTATTGGCGACTACGACGCCGCTTATGAACAAGCGCTGCGTCGCGCCGAGGGCAAACCCGTCATCGTGGTCGGCCACTCGCACGGATCGCTAATCGTGCTGCGAGCCCTATGTCGCGGCGACAAACCACTTCCTCAAGCGGCGATCGTCTCGTCGCCATTTTTGGGTCTTAAGCTGCAGATCTCACCGTTTACCCGAGTTGCGGGAGAGATCGCTAGCCGCGTGTGGCCATCGCTGGCCTTCCCCAACAAGCTCGTCGTCGAAGATCTCACCACCGACCCTGCCAAGCAAGACGAACGCCGTCGCGACCAGTTCTGCAATACCGTCGCAACAGCGCGCTGGTTTACCGAGGCGACGCGGGCGCAAGCTGAGACCCTTGCAATGGCAGAACAAATCACCACGCCTACCTGCTGGCTGGTCGCCGGCGACGACCCGATCGCAGATGCCGCGGCGGCGCGGCGGGTGCAGCGAAGCCTCAAGGCCCAAAGCGAGTTTCACGAGCTAGCGGGTTTTCGCCACGAGGTTTTTAACGAAGCGCAACGCAGTGTCCCCTTTGCACTGATGCGGAAATTTATCAAGCATCAACTGACGTAA
- a CDS encoding tetratricopeptide repeat protein, with protein sequence MKSAYDPERSRTRLELAQTRLAAGELDAAETEATQAIRYDASNSDAYMVRGLTYFHRAQQATNLFEVQSCMRGDAAGALRDEQESYLQRAAKEFAKAVELDPKNAEAWSTRGIVANLQSDPELAKTFLVEALRNPSRLISPALTRAHLGWSYYLNKEFSLAKKELLQAVQQIPNMCVANYRLGRVHFDEQEFAEANERFISVIETKECAKLHEAYLYLMQSQRQQGLIADAAITRDACTAMAPKSCIALQCKQEGADLGEAPPPAFEPEGESP encoded by the coding sequence GTGAAATCGGCCTACGATCCGGAACGATCGCGGACGCGGCTTGAACTCGCACAAACGCGGCTGGCTGCGGGCGAGCTCGACGCGGCCGAAACTGAGGCAACCCAAGCAATTCGTTACGACGCTTCGAATAGCGATGCCTATATGGTCCGCGGGCTGACCTACTTTCATCGCGCCCAACAAGCGACCAATTTGTTCGAAGTGCAATCGTGCATGCGTGGCGATGCAGCCGGCGCGCTTCGCGATGAGCAAGAGTCCTACTTGCAACGCGCTGCCAAGGAGTTTGCTAAGGCGGTCGAGCTTGATCCGAAAAACGCCGAAGCGTGGTCCACCCGCGGCATTGTGGCCAATCTGCAGAGCGACCCCGAGCTGGCCAAGACCTTCCTCGTCGAGGCCTTGCGCAACCCGTCGCGCCTAATCAGCCCCGCGCTCACCCGGGCGCACCTTGGGTGGTCCTACTACCTAAACAAGGAGTTCTCGCTCGCCAAGAAAGAACTTCTCCAGGCCGTGCAGCAAATTCCAAATATGTGCGTCGCCAACTATCGCCTGGGCCGGGTCCACTTTGACGAACAAGAGTTCGCTGAGGCCAACGAGCGGTTCATTTCGGTCATCGAAACCAAAGAGTGCGCAAAGCTTCACGAGGCGTATCTTTATTTGATGCAGTCTCAGCGCCAGCAGGGGCTAATCGCCGACGCCGCTATCACGCGCGATGCGTGCACGGCCATGGCGCCCAAGAGCTGCATCGCTTTACAATGCAAGCAGGAGGGTGCAGACCTCGGCGAGGCGCCGCCCCCAGCCTTTGAGCCCGAAGGAGAATCGCCATGA
- a CDS encoding helix-turn-helix domain-containing protein — protein sequence MSEPTNPTGKASRTKRRQRRTGGAEAPPSAPATVVEAASALAAAAAPRFARATEPTPYAQVGDASASAPEATHVESGDNEPALPPNSRQAFADWLRQARQAKGLSLEQMAQTTRIQARVLACLEAAQFDALHADVFVRGYLRSYAQCVGLDATAVLQRYAACGLAPGPVAAPDAGRVGTIVSAATTMRFGAAPSAVAAVADAPVTPAVAAPSIETPVQVAAPKEPDGVPAAPLVVQASGKMPRPHLVIDDANPDLAERARAKGPRADRDWGEGGFSSPFLRGEKEPKQTGLTLAVIVLLVAATIALSYLMKTTPATRGVTAASAPMLGIG from the coding sequence ATGAGCGAGCCCACCAATCCAACCGGCAAGGCGTCGCGCACCAAGCGCCGGCAACGGCGAACAGGCGGCGCTGAGGCGCCCCCTTCGGCACCAGCGACCGTGGTCGAAGCGGCCTCCGCGCTCGCCGCCGCGGCGGCACCGCGGTTTGCGCGCGCCACTGAACCTACGCCATACGCACAGGTCGGCGACGCCTCGGCCTCGGCTCCCGAGGCAACGCACGTTGAGAGCGGCGACAACGAGCCGGCGCTGCCACCCAACTCGCGGCAGGCTTTCGCGGACTGGTTGCGTCAAGCGCGCCAGGCCAAGGGGCTAAGCCTGGAACAAATGGCGCAGACCACGCGCATTCAGGCGCGCGTACTCGCGTGTTTGGAGGCGGCACAATTTGACGCCCTCCACGCCGACGTGTTTGTCCGCGGCTATTTGCGCAGTTATGCGCAGTGTGTGGGGCTAGACGCAACCGCGGTGCTGCAACGCTACGCGGCGTGTGGCCTAGCGCCTGGTCCAGTCGCCGCGCCGGACGCTGGGCGCGTCGGTACCATCGTATCTGCCGCGACAACGATGCGATTTGGTGCGGCGCCAAGCGCGGTTGCTGCCGTGGCCGATGCCCCGGTTACGCCCGCGGTGGCGGCGCCGTCTATTGAAACGCCGGTTCAGGTTGCCGCCCCGAAAGAGCCGGATGGCGTGCCTGCAGCGCCCCTCGTGGTCCAGGCGAGTGGCAAGATGCCTCGGCCTCACTTGGTCATCGACGATGCCAATCCCGACCTAGCTGAGCGTGCACGGGCAAAAGGGCCGCGCGCGGATCGCGACTGGGGCGAGGGCGGTTTTTCCTCGCCATTTTTACGCGGTGAGAAAGAGCCAAAGCAAACCGGCCTGACGCTTGCCGTGATCGTCCTGCTAGTCGCGGCAACGATCGCGCTGTCATATCTAATGAAAACGACACCCGCAACGCGCGGCGTGACTGCGGCCTCCGCGCCGATGCTCGGTATTGGGTAG
- the recO gene encoding DNA repair protein RecO, giving the protein MAQPVFASGFLLRAVPHGDADLVTTWLTRELGKLTAFARSARGSKKRFAGALSTMTLARLELAPTPGDMWRLATAEVEQSFVHLGGDLTAVAHAAYACELAQELSVAGHAEPAIFEDLLAMHEALAAHTLTPVGLRWFELRMLDANGSLPDRADLMAMADVTVAAAQAGVQGAPGADLDHLLASLLDATSLSQASTLVASPPDVTRLREVLGALIARVVNKPLQSVIFLQKMNAGLRRSRA; this is encoded by the coding sequence ATGGCGCAGCCGGTTTTTGCGTCGGGATTTTTGCTGCGCGCGGTACCTCACGGCGACGCCGATCTTGTCACAACCTGGCTAACCCGCGAATTAGGCAAGCTGACGGCCTTTGCGAGGTCAGCGCGTGGCTCCAAAAAACGGTTTGCTGGTGCCTTATCAACCATGACGTTGGCGCGCCTTGAGTTGGCGCCTACCCCAGGCGACATGTGGCGGCTCGCCACGGCGGAGGTCGAGCAATCCTTTGTGCATCTTGGCGGTGATTTGACCGCCGTCGCGCACGCGGCGTACGCATGCGAGCTGGCACAGGAGTTGTCGGTCGCCGGCCATGCCGAGCCGGCCATATTTGAAGACTTGTTAGCCATGCATGAGGCCCTTGCGGCGCATACGCTGACGCCCGTAGGGCTGCGTTGGTTTGAGCTGCGGATGCTTGATGCCAACGGTTCCTTGCCCGATCGCGCCGACCTCATGGCGATGGCCGATGTGACCGTTGCTGCGGCACAGGCAGGTGTTCAAGGCGCGCCGGGCGCCGATTTGGACCACTTGTTGGCGTCCCTGCTCGACGCCACGTCGCTTTCGCAAGCGTCAACGCTAGTAGCAAGCCCGCCAGACGTCACGCGCTTGCGAGAGGTGCTCGGGGCGCTCATTGCAAGGGTGGTAAACAAGCCCCTGCAAAGCGTCATTTTCCTGCAAAAGATGAACGCCGGCTTGCGGCGATCGCGCGCGTAA
- a CDS encoding glycine--tRNA ligase subunit alpha has protein sequence MHVQDLILTLQQYWAAQGCIIEQPVDVEVGAGTFNPATFLRVLGPEPWNAAFVQFCRRPTDGRYGDNPNRAGAYYQFQVGLKPAPHNVQELYLGSLRAIGLDPLVHDIRFVEDDWESPTLGAWGLGWEVWCDGMEVTQFTYFQQAGGIDLLPVTAELTYGVERIAMYLQGVKSMYDLTWNAHVTYGQLRHPWEVEYSKFQFEELDADFYFMLFDRYEGACKHLLSRGLVLPAYEMCMKSSHAFNSLDARGAISVTERQRFIGRVRAMARGVAEAYVARRATLGFPLLKAHAGAAAQGAFDAALPAGASAAAMAAARSVRELGGQHA, from the coding sequence ATGCACGTTCAAGATCTAATTTTAACGCTCCAGCAATATTGGGCGGCGCAAGGATGCATCATCGAACAGCCGGTTGATGTTGAAGTCGGGGCGGGAACATTTAATCCCGCGACGTTTCTGCGCGTGCTGGGGCCCGAGCCATGGAACGCCGCCTTTGTGCAGTTTTGTCGTCGTCCGACGGACGGACGTTACGGCGACAACCCCAATCGTGCCGGGGCATATTACCAATTTCAGGTTGGCCTCAAGCCGGCGCCGCATAATGTTCAGGAGCTGTACCTGGGCTCGCTACGCGCCATTGGGCTTGACCCCTTGGTGCACGACATTCGCTTTGTCGAGGACGACTGGGAATCGCCGACGCTGGGCGCATGGGGGCTTGGTTGGGAGGTGTGGTGCGATGGCATGGAAGTCACGCAGTTCACCTATTTCCAACAGGCCGGCGGCATCGATCTCTTGCCAGTCACCGCCGAGCTTACCTATGGCGTCGAACGCATCGCCATGTATCTGCAGGGCGTCAAGAGCATGTACGACCTCACCTGGAACGCGCACGTGACCTATGGGCAATTGCGTCATCCGTGGGAGGTCGAGTACTCGAAGTTTCAGTTCGAAGAGCTCGACGCCGATTTCTACTTTATGCTGTTTGATCGTTATGAGGGCGCGTGCAAGCACTTGCTCTCGCGAGGCCTTGTGCTCCCAGCGTACGAGATGTGCATGAAGAGCTCGCATGCGTTTAACTCGCTCGATGCGCGCGGCGCGATCAGCGTGACCGAGCGCCAGCGCTTTATCGGGCGCGTGCGGGCGATGGCGCGAGGCGTCGCCGAGGCATATGTCGCGCGCCGGGCAACGCTTGGCTTTCCGCTGCTAAAGGCGCACGCGGGCGCGGCGGCACAGGGCGCCTTTGACGCCGCCTTGCCTGCAGGTGCCAGCGCTGCCGCGATGGCCGCGGCGCGCAGCGTGCGCGAACTAGGAGGCCAGCATGCCTAA
- a CDS encoding glycine--tRNA ligase subunit beta, with protein MPNLLLEVGCEEIPARQLDLALGWLAAQVPVRLAAARIDCGEARVLGTPRRLAVLAHDVALMARDQNETVVGPSVSAAFAADGSPTKAAQAFASKNGLDLAACTRAAVEGKKGEYLIGSKTSLGGPTMELLPGLLAALISDIPWAKSMRWGDGEARFVRPVHWLLTRFGAELVPVSWGGVHAGGTTRGHRFLAPEAIEVADADAYVATLRQASVLVDVSERKAAVEAELARAAAAHGVAIVPDAGLLAEVCNLVEYPRAVVGTFAADYLEVPAAVIITAMRTHQRYFAVTDAAGALAPAFVTIAGTPTNSDDVVRRGNETVLASRLSDAQYFFKLDKRTPLATWNQKLAAVVFQAKLGDAAKTYAHKVARVTALAEAIARRVGADVDVVRAAAGNCKADLMSGVVGEFPELQGAMGNVYATPHLGAAVGAAIEQHYWPKGAGAALPLTPEAAVVSVADRLDTLVGCFASGLEPTGSADPYGLRRATLGVLAIVLDRAAASPAWRLKLSELVDGACGAFGESLVIRRRIGKRCWPSSKSGCAASCSTPASCHKT; from the coding sequence ATGCCTAACCTACTGCTTGAAGTCGGCTGCGAAGAAATTCCGGCGAGGCAACTCGACTTGGCGCTTGGCTGGCTAGCCGCGCAAGTGCCGGTGCGGCTCGCGGCGGCGCGTATTGACTGCGGCGAGGCGAGGGTGCTCGGCACGCCGCGCCGGCTGGCGGTGCTGGCGCACGACGTGGCACTGATGGCGCGCGATCAAAACGAGACCGTGGTGGGCCCGTCGGTCTCGGCCGCCTTTGCTGCCGATGGCTCGCCTACGAAGGCGGCACAAGCCTTTGCCAGCAAGAACGGGCTCGATCTCGCGGCGTGCACGCGCGCGGCGGTTGAGGGCAAAAAAGGCGAATATCTCATCGGCAGCAAAACCTCGCTCGGCGGTCCAACCATGGAGCTGTTGCCTGGCCTACTCGCTGCCTTGATCTCGGATATCCCGTGGGCAAAATCCATGCGCTGGGGCGATGGCGAGGCGCGCTTTGTGCGCCCGGTTCATTGGTTGTTGACGCGCTTTGGCGCCGAGCTAGTACCAGTGTCGTGGGGCGGCGTGCACGCGGGCGGTACGACACGCGGCCACCGCTTCTTGGCCCCCGAGGCGATCGAAGTTGCGGATGCCGATGCGTACGTCGCGACGCTGCGGCAGGCGTCGGTGTTGGTCGACGTTAGTGAGCGCAAGGCCGCGGTTGAAGCCGAGTTGGCACGCGCCGCGGCCGCACATGGCGTGGCGATCGTGCCGGATGCGGGCCTGCTTGCGGAAGTTTGCAATCTCGTCGAGTACCCACGTGCCGTGGTCGGTACCTTTGCGGCCGACTACCTCGAAGTGCCAGCCGCGGTGATCATTACCGCGATGCGCACGCATCAGCGTTATTTCGCCGTCACTGACGCCGCCGGCGCGCTGGCGCCTGCGTTTGTCACCATTGCGGGTACGCCGACCAATAGTGACGACGTCGTTCGTCGCGGCAACGAGACCGTGCTCGCGTCGCGCCTCAGCGATGCCCAGTATTTCTTCAAGCTCGACAAGCGCACGCCTTTGGCCACCTGGAACCAGAAGCTCGCTGCCGTGGTGTTTCAAGCAAAGCTCGGCGATGCGGCCAAGACCTATGCCCACAAAGTGGCGCGCGTCACGGCGCTCGCCGAGGCCATTGCGCGTAGGGTGGGGGCCGACGTCGACGTCGTGCGCGCCGCCGCAGGCAACTGCAAGGCCGACCTCATGTCCGGCGTGGTTGGGGAATTTCCAGAGCTGCAAGGCGCGATGGGCAACGTGTATGCGACGCCGCATTTGGGCGCGGCGGTTGGCGCCGCTATCGAGCAGCACTATTGGCCAAAGGGCGCCGGCGCCGCGCTGCCGCTAACGCCTGAAGCCGCCGTGGTTAGCGTCGCGGACCGTCTCGATACGCTCGTTGGTTGTTTTGCGTCGGGGCTTGAGCCCACCGGCTCGGCCGACCCATATGGCCTTAGGCGCGCAACGCTGGGTGTGCTCGCCATCGTGCTCGATCGCGCTGCCGCCTCGCCTGCGTGGCGGTTAAAGCTGTCGGAGCTCGTCGATGGGGCCTGCGGGGCCTTCGGCGAATCCCTTGTGATACGGCGGCGCATAGGCAAGCGCTGCTGGCCTTCATCAAAGTCCGGCTGCGCGGCCTCTTGCTCGACGCCGGCGTCTTGCCACAAGACGTAG